The following proteins come from a genomic window of Labeo rohita strain BAU-BD-2019 chromosome 25, IGBB_LRoh.1.0, whole genome shotgun sequence:
- the LOC127156551 gene encoding NACHT, LRR and PYD domains-containing protein 12 isoform X1, protein MTSHSNTKMSKDRDSAVELDVLSLNKPNESASRRESLNKPNEPSSPGPSHVSLGNQSPEHKLADREQSIGLLCDFSRESIRTELNLNKPNDTASSGPSHVSLRKLFMFSPLSFKEETPEHKLVDREQSIGRLPYFSRESIRTELKIQQKQSRSNVLNEDLIGTCQYKRMLRNRCQCIFEGNEEHSGPSLLNNIYTELYITDSGSSEHTGEHEIRQIETAYKHPATWDTPIKANDIFNTSPGSAKQIRTVLTKGIAGIGKTVSVQKFTLDWVEDRANQDIHMIFPLPFREMNAFKKKKISLINILECFFNLKIDPEVLRSDKYKVVFIFDGLDECRFPLDFQNSRSCSSVTESVSVGVLLTNLICKNLLPSALVWITSRPAAAGQIPPDFIDRVTEVQGFNDSHKEEYFKKKIRDPDLFSTIISHLKSSKVLHIMCHIPVFCWISATVLERMFFDLESGEIPKTLTQMYTHFLMFQIKQGSHKYDGNSEAGLKWHNQTILLLGKLAFQQLEKGNLLFYEDDLRECGIELDVASVYSGVCTQIFREEAGLLQERVFSFIHASIQEFLAALYAFLAFVNHKRNVLRQTTNAKIVNTFKKTSMHEFLKCAVDNALASDNGHLDLFLRFLLGLSLESNQTLLQGLLTEVWSDTESSMKTIQYVKEKIRDHSSAEKAISLFHCLSELKDDSLVERVQDFINSHGFTCGKLSPSHFSALAYILLTSAEELDVFDLSKLIHPSMTSNEGLLRLLPVIKASRSVILRCCNVTDKGCSGLSSVLSSNVSCLRELDLTSNNLQDSGIKQLAAGLGNPQCKLEILRLFNCSISENGCASLASALRSNPAHLIELDLTHNKPHDTGVKMLSDVLTDTNCKLKTLRLMACELTRKSCAALTQALQSTSTSLKHLDLSLNDLQDSGVELLCVGLKSPSCKLETLSLSDCKITANGCSALSPALKSNPSHMRELDLSINNLTDSGVKHLLPVFEDPRVHLERLWLNNCNLTHESCRMMGYENKPEHSGLRELNLSANTILDSGLKQLSVALCHLLSGLKSLSVTYCGLTANGCAVLASALSSNQSQLKALDLRGNNLTDSGVKPLSNLLKDPQSKLEEFEFMDGIISEDQAPMDDSHNQDALLESSTKSKKPKTKDTCVCF, encoded by the exons ATGACTAGCCATTCAAACACTAAAATGAGTAAGGACAGAGACTCTGCTGTTGAACTGGATGTTTTAAG cctGAACAAGCCAAATGAGTCTGCTTCACGGAGAGAGAG cttGAACAAGCCAAATGAACCTTCTTCACCAGGACCAAGTCATGTGTCTCTGGGGAATCAGTCACCTGAACACAA GTTGGCTGACCGTGAGCAGTCGATTGGTCTTCTTTGCGACTTCAGCAGAGAATCCATCCGTACAGAACTGAA CTTGAACAAGCCAAATGATACTGCTTCATCAGGACCAAGTCATGTGTCTCTGAGGAAACTGTTTATGTTTTCCCCGTTATCCTTTAAGGAGGAAACCCCTGAACACAA GTTGGTTGACCGTGAGCAGTCAATTGGTCGTCTTCCCTACTTCAGCAGAGAATCAATTCGTACAGAACTGAA AATTCAGCAGAAGCAATCAAGGTCAAATGTTCTAAATG AGGATCTGATCGGGACATGTCAGTATAAGAGGATGTTGAGGAACAGGTGCCAGTGTATATTTGAGGGGAATGAAGAACACAGCGGCCCCTCTCTGCTTAACAATATCTATACGGAGCTCTACATCACTGATAGTGGAAGCAGTGAGCACACCGGTGAACATGAAATCAGACAGATCGAGACAGCATATAAACATCCAGCCACATGGGACACACCAATCAAGGCTAATGATATCTTTAACACTTCTCCCGGTTCTGCTAAACAAATCCGAACTGTGCTAACCAAAGGAATCGCTGGCATTGGGAAAACAGTGTCTGTGCAAAAGTTCACACTGGACTGGGTTGAGGACAGAGCCAACCAGGACATCCACATGATATTTCCACTCCCTTTTCGagaaatgaatgcatttaaaaaaaagaaaattagtcTGATAAACATTCTTGAGTGCTTCTTCAATCTAAAAATAGATCCAGAGGTGTTACGCTCCGACAAATACAAGGTAGTCTTCATCTTTGATGGACTTGATGAATGTCGGTTTCCTCTGGATTTTCAAAACAGCAGGAGCTGCTCCAGTGTGACAGAATCAGTTTCAGTCGGTGTCCTACTGACAAACCTCATCTGCAAGAACTTGCTTCCTTCTGCTTTAGTCTGGATAACCTCACGACCAGCTGCAGCAGGTCAAATACCACCTGACTTCATTGACCGTGTGACTGAGGTACAAGGTTTTAATGACTCCCACAAGGAAGAATacttcaagaaaaaaataagagatCCAGACTTGTTCTCCACAATAATCTCACACTTGAAGTCTTCAAAGGTCCTtcacatcatgtgccacatcccagtgTTCTGTTGGATATCAGCTACAGTTCTCGaaagaatgttttttgattTGGAAAGTGGTGAAATTCCCAAGACCCTCAcgcaaatgtacacacacttcctgatGTTCCAGATCAAGCAAGGAAGTCACAAATATGATGGGAATTCTGAAGCCGGTTTAAAGTGGCATAACCAGACCATATTGCTGCTTGGAAAGCTGGCATTTCAACAGCTTGAAAAGggtaatttattgttttatgaagACGATTTGAGGGAATGTGGCATTGAACTTGACGTTGCATCAGTGTATTCAGGAGTTTGTACCCAAATCTTCAGAGAAGAGGCAGGACTGCTACAGGAGAGGGTCTTTAGCTTTATACATGCAAGTATACAGGAGTTTTTGGCTGCGTTGTATGCATTTCTTGCGTTTGTTAACCATAAACGAAATGTCCTCAGGCAGACGACAAATGCTAAAATCGTAAATACTTTCAAAAAGACGTCAATGCATGAATTTCTGAAGTGTGCGGTGGATAATGCTTTAGCAAGCGACAATGGACATTTGGACCTTTTCCTTCGCTTCTTGTTGGGATTGTCCCTTGAGTCCAACCAGACACTCCTTCAGGGACTCCTGACTGAGGTGTGGAGTGATACTGAAAGCAGCATGAAAACAATTCAATACGTCAAGGAAAAAATCAGAGACCACTCTTCAGCGGAGAAGGCAATAAGTCTTTTCCATTGCCTGAGTGAACTGAAAGATGATTCTCTGGTTGAGAGAGTGCAGGACTTCATTAATTCACATGGTTTTACTTGTGGAAAGCTGTCTCCTTCACACTTTTCTGCTTTGGCTTACATATTGCTGACATCTGCTGAAGAACTGGATGTGTTTGACTTGTCAAAGTTAATTCATCCGAGCATGACCTCAAATGAGGGATTGTTGAGATTGCTGCCAGTCATCAAAGCATCCCGATCAGTTAT tTTGAGGTGTTGTAATGTGACAGATAAAGGCTGCTCAGGCCTGTCCTCTGTACTAAGTTCAAATGTCTCATGTCTGAGAGAACTGGATTTGACTTCCAATAATCTTCAGGATTCTGGAATAAAACAACTGGCTGCTGGATTGGGGAATCCTCAGTGTAAACTAGAGATTCTGAG ACTTTTCAATTGCAGCATCAGTGAAAATGGCTGTGCTTCTTTGGCCTCGGCTTTGAGATCAAACCCAGCTCACCTAATTGAACTAGATTTGACGCACAACAAGCCTCATGATACAGGCGTGAAAATGCTTTCTGATGTGCTAACAGATACAAACTGTAAACTGAAAACACTAAG gttgaTGGCCTGTGAACTTACCAGGAAAAGTTGTGCGGCACTGACCCAAGCGCTTCAGTCCACATCTACAAGTCTGAAGCATTTAGATTTAAGTTTGAATGACCTTCAGGATTCAGGAGTGGAACTGCTTTGTGTTGGTCTTAAGAGTCCTTCCTGCAAGCTTGAGACATTAAG TCTATCAGACTGTAAAATTACAGCCAATGGATGTTCTGCATTGTCACCTGCTTTAAAGTCAAACCCATCACACATGAGAGAGTTGGACCTCAGCATTAACAACCTCACAGACTCAGGAGTGAAGCATCTGCTCCCTGTCTTTGAAGACCCACGTGTGCATCTAGAGAGATTATG GCTGAATAATTGCAATCTCACACATGAAAGCTGTCGGATGATGGGTTATGAAAACAAACCAGAACATTCAGGTCTGAGAGAGCTGAATCTCAGTGCAAATACAATACTAGACTCAGGTTTAAAGCAGCTTTCAGTGGCACTATGTCATCTTCTGTCAGGACTGAAGTCTCTGAG TGTAACATACTGTGGGCTTACGGCAAATGGGTGTGCTGTTCTGGCATCAGCTCTCAGCTCTAACCAGTCACAGCTAAAAGCACTGGACCTCAGAGGAAATAATCTGAcagattcaggagtgaagccgCTCTCAAATCTACTGAAGGATCCACAAAGTAAATTAGAAGAGTTTGA ATTTATGGATGGAATAATATCGGAAGATCAGGCACCTATGGATGACTCCCACAATCAGGATGCTCTACTTGAAAGttcaacaaaatcaaaaaaaccaaaaacaaaagacaCATGCGTATGCTTCTAA
- the LOC127156551 gene encoding NACHT, LRR and PYD domains-containing protein 12 isoform X5, with product MTSHSNTKMSKDRDSAVELDVLSLNKPNDTASSGPSHVSLRKLFMFSPLSFKEETPEHKLVDREQSIGRLPYFSRESIRTELKIQQKQSRSNVLNEDLIGTCQYKRMLRNRCQCIFEGNEEHSGPSLLNNIYTELYITDSGSSEHTGEHEIRQIETAYKHPATWDTPIKANDIFNTSPGSAKQIRTVLTKGIAGIGKTVSVQKFTLDWVEDRANQDIHMIFPLPFREMNAFKKKKISLINILECFFNLKIDPEVLRSDKYKVVFIFDGLDECRFPLDFQNSRSCSSVTESVSVGVLLTNLICKNLLPSALVWITSRPAAAGQIPPDFIDRVTEVQGFNDSHKEEYFKKKIRDPDLFSTIISHLKSSKVLHIMCHIPVFCWISATVLERMFFDLESGEIPKTLTQMYTHFLMFQIKQGSHKYDGNSEAGLKWHNQTILLLGKLAFQQLEKGNLLFYEDDLRECGIELDVASVYSGVCTQIFREEAGLLQERVFSFIHASIQEFLAALYAFLAFVNHKRNVLRQTTNAKIVNTFKKTSMHEFLKCAVDNALASDNGHLDLFLRFLLGLSLESNQTLLQGLLTEVWSDTESSMKTIQYVKEKIRDHSSAEKAISLFHCLSELKDDSLVERVQDFINSHGFTCGKLSPSHFSALAYILLTSAEELDVFDLSKLIHPSMTSNEGLLRLLPVIKASRSVILRCCNVTDKGCSGLSSVLSSNVSCLRELDLTSNNLQDSGIKQLAAGLGNPQCKLEILRLFNCSISENGCASLASALRSNPAHLIELDLTHNKPHDTGVKMLSDVLTDTNCKLKTLRLMACELTRKSCAALTQALQSTSTSLKHLDLSLNDLQDSGVELLCVGLKSPSCKLETLSLSDCKITANGCSALSPALKSNPSHMRELDLSINNLTDSGVKHLLPVFEDPRVHLERLWLNNCNLTHESCRMMGYENKPEHSGLRELNLSANTILDSGLKQLSVALCHLLSGLKSLSVTYCGLTANGCAVLASALSSNQSQLKALDLRGNNLTDSGVKPLSNLLKDPQSKLEEFEFMDGIISEDQAPMDDSHNQDALLESSTKSKKPKTKDTCVCF from the exons ATGACTAGCCATTCAAACACTAAAATGAGTAAGGACAGAGACTCTGCTGTTGAACTGGATGTTTTAAG CTTGAACAAGCCAAATGATACTGCTTCATCAGGACCAAGTCATGTGTCTCTGAGGAAACTGTTTATGTTTTCCCCGTTATCCTTTAAGGAGGAAACCCCTGAACACAA GTTGGTTGACCGTGAGCAGTCAATTGGTCGTCTTCCCTACTTCAGCAGAGAATCAATTCGTACAGAACTGAA AATTCAGCAGAAGCAATCAAGGTCAAATGTTCTAAATG AGGATCTGATCGGGACATGTCAGTATAAGAGGATGTTGAGGAACAGGTGCCAGTGTATATTTGAGGGGAATGAAGAACACAGCGGCCCCTCTCTGCTTAACAATATCTATACGGAGCTCTACATCACTGATAGTGGAAGCAGTGAGCACACCGGTGAACATGAAATCAGACAGATCGAGACAGCATATAAACATCCAGCCACATGGGACACACCAATCAAGGCTAATGATATCTTTAACACTTCTCCCGGTTCTGCTAAACAAATCCGAACTGTGCTAACCAAAGGAATCGCTGGCATTGGGAAAACAGTGTCTGTGCAAAAGTTCACACTGGACTGGGTTGAGGACAGAGCCAACCAGGACATCCACATGATATTTCCACTCCCTTTTCGagaaatgaatgcatttaaaaaaaagaaaattagtcTGATAAACATTCTTGAGTGCTTCTTCAATCTAAAAATAGATCCAGAGGTGTTACGCTCCGACAAATACAAGGTAGTCTTCATCTTTGATGGACTTGATGAATGTCGGTTTCCTCTGGATTTTCAAAACAGCAGGAGCTGCTCCAGTGTGACAGAATCAGTTTCAGTCGGTGTCCTACTGACAAACCTCATCTGCAAGAACTTGCTTCCTTCTGCTTTAGTCTGGATAACCTCACGACCAGCTGCAGCAGGTCAAATACCACCTGACTTCATTGACCGTGTGACTGAGGTACAAGGTTTTAATGACTCCCACAAGGAAGAATacttcaagaaaaaaataagagatCCAGACTTGTTCTCCACAATAATCTCACACTTGAAGTCTTCAAAGGTCCTtcacatcatgtgccacatcccagtgTTCTGTTGGATATCAGCTACAGTTCTCGaaagaatgttttttgattTGGAAAGTGGTGAAATTCCCAAGACCCTCAcgcaaatgtacacacacttcctgatGTTCCAGATCAAGCAAGGAAGTCACAAATATGATGGGAATTCTGAAGCCGGTTTAAAGTGGCATAACCAGACCATATTGCTGCTTGGAAAGCTGGCATTTCAACAGCTTGAAAAGggtaatttattgttttatgaagACGATTTGAGGGAATGTGGCATTGAACTTGACGTTGCATCAGTGTATTCAGGAGTTTGTACCCAAATCTTCAGAGAAGAGGCAGGACTGCTACAGGAGAGGGTCTTTAGCTTTATACATGCAAGTATACAGGAGTTTTTGGCTGCGTTGTATGCATTTCTTGCGTTTGTTAACCATAAACGAAATGTCCTCAGGCAGACGACAAATGCTAAAATCGTAAATACTTTCAAAAAGACGTCAATGCATGAATTTCTGAAGTGTGCGGTGGATAATGCTTTAGCAAGCGACAATGGACATTTGGACCTTTTCCTTCGCTTCTTGTTGGGATTGTCCCTTGAGTCCAACCAGACACTCCTTCAGGGACTCCTGACTGAGGTGTGGAGTGATACTGAAAGCAGCATGAAAACAATTCAATACGTCAAGGAAAAAATCAGAGACCACTCTTCAGCGGAGAAGGCAATAAGTCTTTTCCATTGCCTGAGTGAACTGAAAGATGATTCTCTGGTTGAGAGAGTGCAGGACTTCATTAATTCACATGGTTTTACTTGTGGAAAGCTGTCTCCTTCACACTTTTCTGCTTTGGCTTACATATTGCTGACATCTGCTGAAGAACTGGATGTGTTTGACTTGTCAAAGTTAATTCATCCGAGCATGACCTCAAATGAGGGATTGTTGAGATTGCTGCCAGTCATCAAAGCATCCCGATCAGTTAT tTTGAGGTGTTGTAATGTGACAGATAAAGGCTGCTCAGGCCTGTCCTCTGTACTAAGTTCAAATGTCTCATGTCTGAGAGAACTGGATTTGACTTCCAATAATCTTCAGGATTCTGGAATAAAACAACTGGCTGCTGGATTGGGGAATCCTCAGTGTAAACTAGAGATTCTGAG ACTTTTCAATTGCAGCATCAGTGAAAATGGCTGTGCTTCTTTGGCCTCGGCTTTGAGATCAAACCCAGCTCACCTAATTGAACTAGATTTGACGCACAACAAGCCTCATGATACAGGCGTGAAAATGCTTTCTGATGTGCTAACAGATACAAACTGTAAACTGAAAACACTAAG gttgaTGGCCTGTGAACTTACCAGGAAAAGTTGTGCGGCACTGACCCAAGCGCTTCAGTCCACATCTACAAGTCTGAAGCATTTAGATTTAAGTTTGAATGACCTTCAGGATTCAGGAGTGGAACTGCTTTGTGTTGGTCTTAAGAGTCCTTCCTGCAAGCTTGAGACATTAAG TCTATCAGACTGTAAAATTACAGCCAATGGATGTTCTGCATTGTCACCTGCTTTAAAGTCAAACCCATCACACATGAGAGAGTTGGACCTCAGCATTAACAACCTCACAGACTCAGGAGTGAAGCATCTGCTCCCTGTCTTTGAAGACCCACGTGTGCATCTAGAGAGATTATG GCTGAATAATTGCAATCTCACACATGAAAGCTGTCGGATGATGGGTTATGAAAACAAACCAGAACATTCAGGTCTGAGAGAGCTGAATCTCAGTGCAAATACAATACTAGACTCAGGTTTAAAGCAGCTTTCAGTGGCACTATGTCATCTTCTGTCAGGACTGAAGTCTCTGAG TGTAACATACTGTGGGCTTACGGCAAATGGGTGTGCTGTTCTGGCATCAGCTCTCAGCTCTAACCAGTCACAGCTAAAAGCACTGGACCTCAGAGGAAATAATCTGAcagattcaggagtgaagccgCTCTCAAATCTACTGAAGGATCCACAAAGTAAATTAGAAGAGTTTGA ATTTATGGATGGAATAATATCGGAAGATCAGGCACCTATGGATGACTCCCACAATCAGGATGCTCTACTTGAAAGttcaacaaaatcaaaaaaaccaaaaacaaaagacaCATGCGTATGCTTCTAA
- the LOC127156551 gene encoding NACHT, LRR and PYD domains-containing protein 12 isoform X6, which produces MFSPLSFKEETPEHKLVDREQSIGRLPYFSRESIRTELKIQQKQSRSNVLNEDLIGTCQYKRMLRNRCQCIFEGNEEHSGPSLLNNIYTELYITDSGSSEHTGEHEIRQIETAYKHPATWDTPIKANDIFNTSPGSAKQIRTVLTKGIAGIGKTVSVQKFTLDWVEDRANQDIHMIFPLPFREMNAFKKKKISLINILECFFNLKIDPEVLRSDKYKVVFIFDGLDECRFPLDFQNSRSCSSVTESVSVGVLLTNLICKNLLPSALVWITSRPAAAGQIPPDFIDRVTEVQGFNDSHKEEYFKKKIRDPDLFSTIISHLKSSKVLHIMCHIPVFCWISATVLERMFFDLESGEIPKTLTQMYTHFLMFQIKQGSHKYDGNSEAGLKWHNQTILLLGKLAFQQLEKGNLLFYEDDLRECGIELDVASVYSGVCTQIFREEAGLLQERVFSFIHASIQEFLAALYAFLAFVNHKRNVLRQTTNAKIVNTFKKTSMHEFLKCAVDNALASDNGHLDLFLRFLLGLSLESNQTLLQGLLTEVWSDTESSMKTIQYVKEKIRDHSSAEKAISLFHCLSELKDDSLVERVQDFINSHGFTCGKLSPSHFSALAYILLTSAEELDVFDLSKLIHPSMTSNEGLLRLLPVIKASRSVILRCCNVTDKGCSGLSSVLSSNVSCLRELDLTSNNLQDSGIKQLAAGLGNPQCKLEILRLFNCSISENGCASLASALRSNPAHLIELDLTHNKPHDTGVKMLSDVLTDTNCKLKTLRLMACELTRKSCAALTQALQSTSTSLKHLDLSLNDLQDSGVELLCVGLKSPSCKLETLSLSDCKITANGCSALSPALKSNPSHMRELDLSINNLTDSGVKHLLPVFEDPRVHLERLWLNNCNLTHESCRMMGYENKPEHSGLRELNLSANTILDSGLKQLSVALCHLLSGLKSLSVTYCGLTANGCAVLASALSSNQSQLKALDLRGNNLTDSGVKPLSNLLKDPQSKLEEFEFMDGIISEDQAPMDDSHNQDALLESSTKSKKPKTKDTCVCF; this is translated from the exons ATGTTTTCCCCGTTATCCTTTAAGGAGGAAACCCCTGAACACAA GTTGGTTGACCGTGAGCAGTCAATTGGTCGTCTTCCCTACTTCAGCAGAGAATCAATTCGTACAGAACTGAA AATTCAGCAGAAGCAATCAAGGTCAAATGTTCTAAATG AGGATCTGATCGGGACATGTCAGTATAAGAGGATGTTGAGGAACAGGTGCCAGTGTATATTTGAGGGGAATGAAGAACACAGCGGCCCCTCTCTGCTTAACAATATCTATACGGAGCTCTACATCACTGATAGTGGAAGCAGTGAGCACACCGGTGAACATGAAATCAGACAGATCGAGACAGCATATAAACATCCAGCCACATGGGACACACCAATCAAGGCTAATGATATCTTTAACACTTCTCCCGGTTCTGCTAAACAAATCCGAACTGTGCTAACCAAAGGAATCGCTGGCATTGGGAAAACAGTGTCTGTGCAAAAGTTCACACTGGACTGGGTTGAGGACAGAGCCAACCAGGACATCCACATGATATTTCCACTCCCTTTTCGagaaatgaatgcatttaaaaaaaagaaaattagtcTGATAAACATTCTTGAGTGCTTCTTCAATCTAAAAATAGATCCAGAGGTGTTACGCTCCGACAAATACAAGGTAGTCTTCATCTTTGATGGACTTGATGAATGTCGGTTTCCTCTGGATTTTCAAAACAGCAGGAGCTGCTCCAGTGTGACAGAATCAGTTTCAGTCGGTGTCCTACTGACAAACCTCATCTGCAAGAACTTGCTTCCTTCTGCTTTAGTCTGGATAACCTCACGACCAGCTGCAGCAGGTCAAATACCACCTGACTTCATTGACCGTGTGACTGAGGTACAAGGTTTTAATGACTCCCACAAGGAAGAATacttcaagaaaaaaataagagatCCAGACTTGTTCTCCACAATAATCTCACACTTGAAGTCTTCAAAGGTCCTtcacatcatgtgccacatcccagtgTTCTGTTGGATATCAGCTACAGTTCTCGaaagaatgttttttgattTGGAAAGTGGTGAAATTCCCAAGACCCTCAcgcaaatgtacacacacttcctgatGTTCCAGATCAAGCAAGGAAGTCACAAATATGATGGGAATTCTGAAGCCGGTTTAAAGTGGCATAACCAGACCATATTGCTGCTTGGAAAGCTGGCATTTCAACAGCTTGAAAAGggtaatttattgttttatgaagACGATTTGAGGGAATGTGGCATTGAACTTGACGTTGCATCAGTGTATTCAGGAGTTTGTACCCAAATCTTCAGAGAAGAGGCAGGACTGCTACAGGAGAGGGTCTTTAGCTTTATACATGCAAGTATACAGGAGTTTTTGGCTGCGTTGTATGCATTTCTTGCGTTTGTTAACCATAAACGAAATGTCCTCAGGCAGACGACAAATGCTAAAATCGTAAATACTTTCAAAAAGACGTCAATGCATGAATTTCTGAAGTGTGCGGTGGATAATGCTTTAGCAAGCGACAATGGACATTTGGACCTTTTCCTTCGCTTCTTGTTGGGATTGTCCCTTGAGTCCAACCAGACACTCCTTCAGGGACTCCTGACTGAGGTGTGGAGTGATACTGAAAGCAGCATGAAAACAATTCAATACGTCAAGGAAAAAATCAGAGACCACTCTTCAGCGGAGAAGGCAATAAGTCTTTTCCATTGCCTGAGTGAACTGAAAGATGATTCTCTGGTTGAGAGAGTGCAGGACTTCATTAATTCACATGGTTTTACTTGTGGAAAGCTGTCTCCTTCACACTTTTCTGCTTTGGCTTACATATTGCTGACATCTGCTGAAGAACTGGATGTGTTTGACTTGTCAAAGTTAATTCATCCGAGCATGACCTCAAATGAGGGATTGTTGAGATTGCTGCCAGTCATCAAAGCATCCCGATCAGTTAT tTTGAGGTGTTGTAATGTGACAGATAAAGGCTGCTCAGGCCTGTCCTCTGTACTAAGTTCAAATGTCTCATGTCTGAGAGAACTGGATTTGACTTCCAATAATCTTCAGGATTCTGGAATAAAACAACTGGCTGCTGGATTGGGGAATCCTCAGTGTAAACTAGAGATTCTGAG ACTTTTCAATTGCAGCATCAGTGAAAATGGCTGTGCTTCTTTGGCCTCGGCTTTGAGATCAAACCCAGCTCACCTAATTGAACTAGATTTGACGCACAACAAGCCTCATGATACAGGCGTGAAAATGCTTTCTGATGTGCTAACAGATACAAACTGTAAACTGAAAACACTAAG gttgaTGGCCTGTGAACTTACCAGGAAAAGTTGTGCGGCACTGACCCAAGCGCTTCAGTCCACATCTACAAGTCTGAAGCATTTAGATTTAAGTTTGAATGACCTTCAGGATTCAGGAGTGGAACTGCTTTGTGTTGGTCTTAAGAGTCCTTCCTGCAAGCTTGAGACATTAAG TCTATCAGACTGTAAAATTACAGCCAATGGATGTTCTGCATTGTCACCTGCTTTAAAGTCAAACCCATCACACATGAGAGAGTTGGACCTCAGCATTAACAACCTCACAGACTCAGGAGTGAAGCATCTGCTCCCTGTCTTTGAAGACCCACGTGTGCATCTAGAGAGATTATG GCTGAATAATTGCAATCTCACACATGAAAGCTGTCGGATGATGGGTTATGAAAACAAACCAGAACATTCAGGTCTGAGAGAGCTGAATCTCAGTGCAAATACAATACTAGACTCAGGTTTAAAGCAGCTTTCAGTGGCACTATGTCATCTTCTGTCAGGACTGAAGTCTCTGAG TGTAACATACTGTGGGCTTACGGCAAATGGGTGTGCTGTTCTGGCATCAGCTCTCAGCTCTAACCAGTCACAGCTAAAAGCACTGGACCTCAGAGGAAATAATCTGAcagattcaggagtgaagccgCTCTCAAATCTACTGAAGGATCCACAAAGTAAATTAGAAGAGTTTGA ATTTATGGATGGAATAATATCGGAAGATCAGGCACCTATGGATGACTCCCACAATCAGGATGCTCTACTTGAAAGttcaacaaaatcaaaaaaaccaaaaacaaaagacaCATGCGTATGCTTCTAA